From the Gemmatimonadales bacterium genome, one window contains:
- a CDS encoding DUF4382 domain-containing protein → MRLNSLTFLLVGLSLALGACSDSGTSTAEMGTLTLRLADAPGEEVESAMIWVSGVSVIGDDGSHVISSDTASYDLLDLQHGVTAYLGSAEIPVGNYNQLRLIVDSARVTLKDPVTFTSGSNSALMKVPSGSTSGLKVNLGNVRVVPGETILLVDFDVSRSFVFQGPPGGPKSASFKPVLHATVMNIAGSIAGTVLPDTSRAGLFAIQGADTVATAAADTLTGAYVIRFLAPGMYTVSASATGFQTETIDSVMVGNAQAVTGVDFTLVP, encoded by the coding sequence ATGCGCCTCAACAGCTTGACGTTTCTCCTGGTTGGCCTTTCCCTGGCGCTCGGCGCCTGCAGCGACAGCGGCACCTCGACTGCGGAAATGGGTACCCTCACCCTCCGCCTGGCAGACGCCCCCGGCGAAGAGGTCGAAAGCGCCATGATCTGGGTATCGGGTGTGTCGGTGATTGGAGACGACGGATCCCACGTCATCAGCAGCGACACTGCTTCCTACGATCTGCTTGATCTTCAGCATGGCGTGACGGCCTACCTCGGCTCGGCCGAGATTCCGGTCGGCAACTACAACCAGCTTCGCCTGATCGTGGATTCGGCGCGGGTCACCCTGAAGGACCCTGTAACCTTCACCAGTGGCAGCAACTCCGCCCTCATGAAGGTGCCGAGCGGCTCGACTTCCGGGCTGAAAGTGAATCTGGGGAATGTGCGGGTCGTGCCAGGTGAGACCATTCTGCTGGTCGATTTCGACGTCTCCCGGAGCTTCGTCTTCCAGGGTCCTCCGGGCGGACCGAAGTCTGCGTCCTTCAAGCCGGTCCTCCACGCGACCGTCATGAATATCGCGGGCTCGATTGCGGGCACGGTCCTGCCTGACACGAGCCGAGCCGGCCTCTTTGCAATCCAGGGGGCCGACACCGTTGCCACGGCGGCGGCCGATACGCTGACCGGTGCGTATGTCATCCGCTTCCTGGCACCGGGGATGTACACCGTTTCGGCCAGCGCGACGGGGTTCCAGACCGAGACCATCGACAGCGTGATGGTGGGGAATGCTCAGGCGGTGACCGGAGTGGACTTCACGCTCGTTCCGTAG
- a CDS encoding serine/threonine-protein kinase → MTADSPLLWERWDDVDRLLAEALDRPASERVAFVRRAAQGDEALRDLVLRLLERLESDSGRVTSPSDPVVLGAFAAGDAADDAGALAPGTEVDRYRIIRHLGRGGMATVYEAERSDGTYQQRVALKVLRRGLDTDDLVRRFLVERQILSSLSHPNIARLLDGGSTADGRPYLVMELVEGTRITAWADEHRLGVRARLRLFLEVADAVQSAHRQLVVHRDIKPSNILVGADGRVKLLDFGIAKLLETDGGETDVGGRPLTPTYASPEQLEGGRITTATDVYQLGLLLRELLTGVRPEPRSSNSWDPPIRPSRTAELAVMKTPVPESRAAHRGTTPARLARELRGDLDIIVSTALRLGPDERYTSASDLATDIRRHLQGLPIVAHPESVAYRARKFIGRHPTFLPGVAMTLFAALLFVGMLIRHNRRLERERDIATTASRRAQETQAFLVDLFESADPLSPADPERGRSITVVEALQIGEARVRDEFAAEPELQADLLSAIGAVFSKLDQTASATSAIGDAVALRLAIGDTVSAEFSDDLGELAYLLGGKTQYDSSRQLLVRRLRVERGRTPVDAERESKALLALAMLERNRDPVAAIALAEEGVALLRSTNSAQMGEALRRLSDDYRAVNRLEEAEAAAREALAIFERQDGPDAVGTAMAAHTLGQALGTRGQITPAVEMMERAVAIFDQRLGADHNFTMAVRNNLGVLMTNAGRHAESEGIYRELLEVKLGKYGPDNSLVAVGYQNLAVAVAEQGRYREADSLAREAERIYRRVMPPGSYVVAFPMLTRAEILLQGGNGVAAERVASGAADILRGKVPTGHPAAIMADCRVGRARLLQGDTTAAHLLLDSAVQRIARIEGVRAEHQAECRDALALLTGTPGSNP, encoded by the coding sequence ATGACGGCCGATAGCCCGCTGCTCTGGGAGCGCTGGGACGACGTCGACCGGTTGCTGGCGGAGGCGCTGGATCGCCCGGCCTCGGAGCGTGTCGCGTTCGTCCGCCGTGCCGCACAGGGCGACGAGGCGCTGCGTGACCTGGTCCTACGACTCCTCGAGCGCCTGGAGTCCGATTCCGGCCGCGTGACATCTCCCTCGGACCCCGTGGTGCTCGGGGCGTTCGCGGCCGGAGACGCCGCGGATGACGCCGGCGCACTGGCACCGGGCACGGAAGTCGATCGCTATCGGATCATTCGGCACCTCGGCCGGGGCGGGATGGCCACCGTGTACGAGGCCGAGCGATCAGACGGCACCTACCAGCAGCGTGTGGCCCTCAAGGTCCTCCGGCGAGGACTCGACACCGACGACCTGGTTCGTCGGTTCCTCGTCGAGCGGCAGATTCTCTCCTCGCTCTCCCATCCGAACATCGCGCGGCTCCTCGACGGCGGCTCCACCGCTGATGGCAGGCCGTACCTGGTGATGGAACTGGTGGAAGGAACGCGCATCACCGCCTGGGCCGATGAGCATCGGCTGGGCGTTCGGGCGCGACTCCGGCTCTTCCTGGAAGTCGCGGACGCCGTGCAGTCGGCCCACCGCCAGCTCGTGGTGCACCGGGACATCAAGCCCTCGAACATTCTGGTCGGCGCGGATGGCCGGGTGAAGCTGCTGGACTTTGGCATCGCCAAGCTGCTCGAGACGGATGGCGGCGAGACGGATGTCGGCGGGCGGCCGCTGACCCCTACCTACGCGAGCCCGGAGCAGCTGGAGGGTGGGCGGATCACCACCGCCACCGATGTGTACCAGCTGGGCTTGTTGCTGCGGGAACTGCTCACCGGGGTCCGCCCCGAGCCACGCAGTTCCAACTCGTGGGACCCGCCCATCCGGCCGAGCCGCACCGCCGAGCTCGCCGTGATGAAGACGCCGGTCCCGGAGTCCCGCGCGGCCCACCGGGGCACCACCCCCGCGCGCCTCGCCCGGGAGCTGCGGGGCGACCTCGACATCATCGTCAGCACGGCGCTTCGCCTCGGGCCCGACGAGCGCTATACGTCGGCGAGCGACCTCGCGACCGATATCCGTCGGCATCTGCAGGGGCTTCCGATCGTGGCGCACCCCGAGTCGGTCGCGTACCGGGCGCGCAAGTTCATCGGCCGGCACCCGACCTTCCTGCCCGGCGTCGCAATGACCCTGTTCGCTGCCCTGTTGTTCGTCGGCATGCTTATCCGCCACAACCGCCGGCTGGAACGGGAGCGGGACATCGCGACCACCGCCTCGCGCCGGGCGCAGGAAACCCAGGCCTTCCTCGTGGATCTCTTCGAGAGCGCCGATCCGCTGTCTCCGGCGGATCCGGAACGGGGGCGCAGCATCACCGTCGTGGAGGCGCTCCAGATCGGCGAAGCCAGGGTACGAGACGAATTCGCGGCGGAACCGGAACTGCAGGCCGACCTGCTCTCCGCCATCGGTGCCGTCTTCTCGAAACTGGACCAGACCGCCTCGGCCACGTCGGCCATCGGCGACGCCGTCGCGCTCCGGCTCGCCATCGGTGATACGGTCTCGGCTGAATTTTCGGACGATCTCGGGGAGCTGGCCTACCTGCTCGGCGGCAAGACCCAGTACGACTCCTCCAGGCAGCTGCTGGTGCGGCGCCTGAGGGTGGAGCGCGGGCGGACGCCGGTCGATGCCGAGCGAGAGAGCAAGGCCCTCCTTGCCCTCGCGATGCTGGAGCGCAATCGAGACCCAGTGGCCGCCATCGCGCTGGCGGAAGAGGGCGTGGCCCTGCTCCGGTCCACCAACAGCGCGCAGATGGGGGAGGCGCTGCGGCGACTCTCCGACGACTACCGCGCCGTCAATCGACTGGAGGAGGCCGAAGCGGCGGCGCGTGAGGCGCTGGCCATCTTCGAGCGGCAAGACGGCCCCGATGCGGTCGGCACCGCCATGGCCGCGCACACGCTGGGGCAGGCGCTTGGCACGCGCGGTCAGATCACGCCGGCCGTCGAGATGATGGAGCGGGCGGTCGCAATCTTTGACCAGCGCCTGGGAGCGGACCACAACTTCACGATGGCAGTGCGGAACAACCTCGGCGTATTGATGACCAACGCGGGGCGGCATGCCGAGTCCGAGGGGATCTACCGGGAGCTCCTCGAGGTCAAGCTCGGCAAGTATGGTCCGGACAACTCCCTGGTCGCTGTTGGGTACCAGAACCTCGCGGTGGCCGTCGCCGAACAGGGACGTTACCGGGAGGCCGACTCGCTGGCCCGGGAGGCAGAGCGGATCTACCGGCGCGTCATGCCGCCCGGGTCTTATGTCGTCGCCTTCCCGATGCTGACCCGGGCGGAAATCCTGCTCCAGGGTGGCAACGGGGTGGCGGCCGAGCGGGTGGCATCGGGGGCAGCCGACATCCTGAGGGGCAAGGTGCCTACGGGACATCCGGCAGCCATCATGGCGGACTGCCGCGTCGGGCGGGCCAGGCTGCTGCAGGGTGACACCACCGCCGCGCACCTCCTGCTCGATTCCGCGGTCCAGCGGATCGCGCGCATCGAGGGGGTCCGGGCGGAACACCAGGCCGAATGCCGGGACGCGCTCGCCCTTCTCACCGGCACGCCAGGCTCCAACCCGTAG
- a CDS encoding sigma-70 family RNA polymerase sigma factor, whose translation MTTDPQTITNLLGQWSEGDAEAFPKLVALAYDDLRAIAHRRLMAGGGGDLATTALVHEVFLRLVGSEGGAWQSRAHFYAFASKAMRHILVDHARRTQAQRRGGGAIRVELVEGTVGADQGFEDVLGVDEALERLAKHNPRMARVVELRFFGGLTMDEVAVVLDTSTRTVEREWTRAKAYLLESLAGDDGR comes from the coding sequence ATGACGACCGACCCGCAGACGATCACGAACCTCCTCGGCCAGTGGAGTGAAGGCGACGCAGAGGCGTTTCCGAAGCTCGTGGCGCTCGCCTACGATGACTTGCGGGCCATTGCGCACCGGCGCCTGATGGCGGGCGGTGGCGGTGACCTCGCCACGACCGCGCTGGTTCACGAGGTCTTTCTCCGTCTGGTTGGCAGTGAGGGCGGCGCATGGCAGAGCCGCGCACACTTCTATGCCTTCGCCTCGAAGGCGATGCGTCACATCCTCGTGGATCACGCCCGGCGCACCCAGGCCCAGCGACGCGGGGGCGGAGCGATCCGTGTCGAGCTCGTCGAAGGCACGGTTGGCGCCGACCAGGGTTTCGAGGACGTGCTCGGTGTGGACGAGGCCCTTGAGCGGCTCGCAAAGCACAATCCCCGGATGGCACGCGTGGTGGAGCTCCGGTTCTTCGGGGGGCTGACCATGGACGAAGTGGCGGTCGTGCTGGACACCTCAACCCGGACAGTGGAGCGGGAATGGACGCGCGCCAAGGCCTACCTGCTCGAATCGCTGGCGGGAGATGACGGCCGATAG
- a CDS encoding sigma-54 dependent transcriptional regulator, whose protein sequence is MRILVVDDDPGLRQSLGLLLSEAGHEVTAEGDARRALARAPEVEPDVILSDVRMPGMDGLEFLREYRTAGGDAILLMMSAYGTEDAAIAAMREGAYDYLHKPFRPDEVLLTLRKVEEREGLRREVESLRASLGAGQVQDEVVAESASMRHLLELASRVAAHDTTVLITGESGTGKEVLARSIHRMSKRSEGPFVAINCAAIPEQLLESELFGHARGAFTGATGERAGLFEEATNGTLLLDEIGDLPAGLQAKLLRVLEEREVRRVGESKSRPVNARLIAATARRLEDARAAGEFRDDLYYRLNVVELEVPPLRDRPEDVPALLAHFAQHTAQRLGRAISFSPQALSYLSHYKWPGNVRELRNAVERAAVLSESGRLERDSFLFGAAPAVNGNGIGNGNVNGNGHGHATDHPAAPGDLLLKGRVEALERDLVQQALQASGGSRREAADLLGVSLRTLFYKLRRYRLE, encoded by the coding sequence ATGCGCATTCTGGTAGTTGACGACGATCCGGGTCTTCGGCAATCGCTGGGACTCTTGCTCTCCGAGGCCGGTCACGAGGTGACCGCCGAGGGAGACGCTCGGCGTGCCCTGGCGCGCGCCCCGGAAGTCGAGCCGGATGTCATCCTCTCCGATGTGCGCATGCCCGGCATGGACGGCCTGGAGTTCCTGCGTGAATACCGCACCGCCGGCGGCGATGCGATTCTCCTGATGATGAGTGCCTATGGCACGGAAGACGCCGCCATCGCCGCCATGCGCGAAGGAGCGTACGACTACCTCCACAAGCCGTTCCGTCCCGACGAAGTCCTGCTGACGCTGCGCAAGGTCGAGGAGCGCGAGGGGCTCCGCCGTGAGGTGGAGTCGCTGCGCGCCTCGCTCGGCGCAGGCCAGGTGCAGGACGAGGTGGTCGCCGAGAGCGCCTCGATGCGTCACCTCCTCGAGCTGGCCAGCCGTGTCGCCGCGCACGACACCACGGTGCTCATCACCGGCGAGAGTGGCACCGGCAAGGAAGTGCTGGCGCGGTCAATTCACCGGATGAGCAAGCGCTCCGAGGGACCGTTCGTGGCCATCAATTGCGCGGCCATCCCGGAGCAGTTGCTGGAGTCCGAACTCTTCGGCCACGCGCGGGGCGCCTTCACCGGCGCCACGGGTGAGCGGGCGGGACTGTTCGAGGAAGCGACCAACGGGACGCTGCTGCTCGATGAAATCGGCGACCTGCCGGCCGGCCTCCAGGCCAAGCTGCTCCGTGTGCTCGAGGAGCGCGAGGTCCGGCGCGTCGGCGAATCGAAGAGCCGCCCGGTCAACGCGCGCCTCATTGCGGCGACCGCCCGCCGTCTCGAAGATGCACGAGCCGCCGGCGAATTCCGCGACGACCTGTACTACCGGCTGAATGTCGTGGAGCTCGAGGTGCCGCCACTGCGCGACCGCCCGGAGGATGTGCCGGCCCTGCTGGCCCATTTTGCCCAGCACACCGCGCAGCGCCTCGGTCGCGCCATCAGCTTCAGTCCGCAGGCCCTCAGCTACCTCAGCCACTACAAGTGGCCCGGCAATGTGCGCGAGTTGCGCAACGCGGTCGAGCGCGCGGCCGTGCTCAGCGAGTCCGGCCGTCTCGAGCGCGACTCGTTCCTCTTCGGCGCGGCGCCGGCGGTGAACGGGAACGGTATCGGCAACGGCAACGTCAATGGGAACGGCCATGGACATGCCACCGACCACCCGGCTGCTCCCGGTGACCTGCTCCTCAAGGGCCGCGTTGAGGCGCTGGAGCGCGACCTGGTTCAGCAGGCGCTGCAGGCCAGCGGTGGCAGCCGCCGTGAAGCGGCCGACCTCCTGGGTGTCAGCCTTCGCACGCTCTTCTACAAGCTGCGGCGGTATCGGCTCGAGTAG
- a CDS encoding prepilin-type N-terminal cleavage/methylation domain-containing protein translates to MREDNRQDTREQANSAAGEKRRFARSAGRAGFTLIELLIVVVIIGILASIAIPKFGSTKERAYLAKMKGDLRNLATAQEAYNSDNQVYYGGGIPNPILAYNPSSGTTITITEATAGGWAATASYTGTTKTCAVFFGSAAAPAPATSEGQITCDP, encoded by the coding sequence ATGCGCGAAGACAATCGGCAGGACACGAGGGAGCAGGCCAACAGTGCCGCCGGGGAGAAGCGTCGCTTCGCCCGCTCGGCCGGCCGGGCCGGCTTCACCCTGATCGAGTTGCTCATCGTCGTGGTGATCATCGGGATCCTGGCCTCCATTGCCATCCCCAAGTTCGGGAGCACGAAGGAGCGCGCGTACCTCGCCAAGATGAAGGGCGACCTTCGGAACCTGGCGACGGCGCAGGAGGCGTACAACAGCGACAACCAGGTCTATTACGGCGGCGGCATCCCGAACCCGATCCTGGCCTACAATCCGTCGAGCGGGACCACGATCACCATCACCGAGGCCACGGCCGGTGGATGGGCGGCGACGGCCAGCTACACCGGGACCACCAAGACCTGCGCAGTGTTCTTCGGGAGCGCGGCGGCACCGGCGCCGGCCACAAGCGAGGGGCAGATCACCTGCGACCCGTAA
- a CDS encoding prepilin-type N-terminal cleavage/methylation domain-containing protein: protein MARPRGGVTLLELLVALVLLTLVTAAVLRTSLALGRQSVAVAEHAAVQAGVRAGMVLARAELRELGSDAAGADILRLDPDSITFRAARGFGVTCAVWPSQIHILDAPPLPFSRLRNIAPGRDSLLLFVEGDSTTPTDDRWVTLPVLAVGSASCAGLRAIAVQTSDITALLPSGTTGGIVVGGLVRTFEVLRLAEYASGGQRWLGLASVSGGEPIQPLAGPLDGDGLSFEYLDHAGASVGDPAAVRSIRITLVGASERRAAIGWSGGPKAFIAETVSTRLFLRNVR, encoded by the coding sequence ATGGCTCGTCCGCGCGGGGGCGTCACCCTGCTGGAACTGCTCGTTGCGCTCGTGCTCCTGACGCTGGTCACCGCCGCCGTCCTTCGGACTTCACTGGCCCTCGGGCGGCAGTCCGTGGCCGTGGCCGAGCACGCCGCGGTGCAGGCCGGAGTGCGCGCCGGGATGGTGCTCGCCCGCGCTGAACTTCGGGAACTCGGCAGCGACGCGGCTGGCGCAGACATTCTCCGCCTTGATCCCGACTCCATCACTTTTCGGGCGGCGCGCGGCTTTGGCGTGACGTGCGCCGTCTGGCCCTCGCAGATCCATATTCTGGATGCGCCACCGCTCCCGTTCAGCCGGCTCCGCAACATCGCTCCCGGCCGGGACAGCCTCCTGCTCTTTGTCGAAGGTGATTCAACCACCCCCACCGACGACCGGTGGGTTACCCTGCCGGTGCTGGCCGTTGGCTCGGCTTCGTGCGCCGGCCTGCGGGCCATCGCGGTGCAGACCTCTGACATCACCGCACTTCTCCCCTCCGGCACGACCGGTGGCATCGTCGTCGGTGGCCTGGTGCGCACCTTCGAGGTGCTCCGTCTGGCGGAGTATGCGTCGGGCGGCCAGCGATGGCTTGGCTTGGCGTCGGTGAGCGGGGGAGAGCCCATCCAACCGCTGGCAGGTCCGCTGGACGGCGACGGGCTGTCGTTCGAGTACCTCGACCATGCCGGAGCGTCTGTCGGCGATCCAGCGGCTGTGCGCAGCATCCGCATCACGCTGGTCGGCGCCAGCGAAAGGCGCGCGGCCATTGGCTGGAGCGGGGGGCCCAAAGCGTTCATTGCCGAGACGGTCTCGACCCGGCTCTTTCTTCGGAACGTCCGGTGA
- a CDS encoding OmpA family protein, whose amino-acid sequence MLSTRRPPLAAGIALILLALAFSPARADAQFFKNLKKTVKQAAESETNSQVDKIVRGSVQCAFDNLQCINSAEKSGKDVVLTDDDGEVLLDKKGKPVSDPEEGARIAEQSGGVARPGEGAWANYDFQPGDKILFYDDYTRDVVGDFPRRFVLSQGNFEIVDIEGMRYLRATSSGIFAIPLPETLPEQFTIEYSVNITHGNGYARMMPGRAFLGPARSYQGSAVAVAMTRAGIMPVGGAGPEVLTTVGAGATRDVIASVRVMADGDHMKVYLGERRVANVPNAVFPRSDTLFMAVGSAAPDHPILIGPVRVAGGGKDLYDRLVEEGRVSTQGVLFATNSARIRPESTPTLLEIGMMLQGNPELRIAIEGHTDSDGTTEFNQDLSERRAQAVMAYLVTEMNIDAARLEAMGFGETKPVASNDTPEGKAQNRRVDLVRVGD is encoded by the coding sequence ATGCTCTCGACCCGGCGCCCGCCCCTCGCCGCGGGGATCGCTCTGATCCTCCTCGCGCTCGCATTCTCCCCCGCTCGCGCCGACGCGCAGTTTTTCAAGAACCTGAAGAAGACGGTCAAGCAGGCGGCGGAATCAGAAACCAACAGCCAGGTGGACAAGATCGTCCGGGGCTCGGTGCAGTGTGCCTTCGACAATCTCCAGTGCATCAACTCCGCCGAGAAGTCGGGCAAGGACGTGGTCCTGACCGATGACGACGGGGAGGTACTGCTCGACAAGAAGGGGAAGCCCGTGTCCGACCCGGAGGAAGGGGCGCGCATCGCCGAGCAGTCCGGCGGCGTTGCCCGGCCAGGTGAGGGCGCCTGGGCCAACTACGACTTCCAGCCCGGCGACAAGATTCTCTTCTATGACGATTACACCCGCGACGTGGTCGGTGACTTTCCCCGCCGGTTCGTGCTGAGCCAGGGGAACTTCGAGATCGTGGATATCGAGGGGATGCGCTACTTGCGGGCCACGTCGTCCGGCATCTTCGCCATTCCGTTGCCGGAAACGCTGCCGGAGCAGTTCACGATCGAATACAGCGTGAACATCACGCACGGCAACGGCTACGCCCGGATGATGCCGGGTCGGGCCTTTCTGGGACCCGCACGCTCCTACCAGGGCTCCGCGGTGGCCGTGGCCATGACGCGCGCGGGCATCATGCCGGTCGGGGGGGCGGGGCCCGAGGTGCTGACCACCGTGGGGGCCGGTGCGACGCGAGATGTGATCGCCTCGGTCCGGGTGATGGCGGACGGCGATCACATGAAGGTCTATCTCGGGGAACGGCGCGTGGCCAACGTGCCGAATGCCGTCTTTCCCCGCAGCGACACCCTCTTCATGGCCGTCGGGTCAGCGGCGCCTGACCATCCTATCCTGATCGGACCCGTGCGGGTGGCCGGCGGGGGCAAGGACCTTTATGACCGGCTGGTCGAAGAGGGTCGGGTCAGCACGCAGGGAGTGCTCTTCGCGACGAACAGCGCGCGGATCCGTCCCGAGTCGACCCCGACCTTGCTCGAGATCGGCATGATGCTGCAAGGGAACCCCGAGCTTCGCATTGCCATCGAGGGGCACACCGACAGCGACGGCACCACGGAATTCAACCAGGACCTCTCCGAGCGGCGCGCCCAGGCGGTCATGGCGTATCTCGTGACGGAAATGAACATCGATGCGGCACGTCTCGAGGCGATGGGCTTTGGGGAGACCAAGCCGGTGGCCAGCAACGACACCCCGGAAGGGAAGGCGCAGAATCGGCGGGTGGACCTGGTGCGGGTGGGTGACTAG
- a CDS encoding prepilin-type N-terminal cleavage/methylation domain-containing protein has protein sequence MLNRKGFTLIELLIVVVIIGILAAIAIPKFASTKEKAYLASMKSDLRNGATAQEGYFADNQVYLSGAASNLAGVATPLVALGNYVPSAGVTVTFTATAGTGWSAVASHSATAKTCSIFIGVAAVAPATVEGEPKCN, from the coding sequence ATGTTGAACCGCAAGGGCTTTACCCTGATCGAGCTGCTGATTGTCGTCGTGATTATCGGCATTCTGGCAGCCATCGCGATTCCGAAGTTCGCGAGCACGAAGGAGAAGGCGTACCTGGCCTCGATGAAGTCCGACCTGCGCAATGGCGCGACCGCTCAGGAAGGCTACTTCGCCGACAACCAGGTGTACCTCAGCGGCGCCGCCAGCAACCTGGCCGGCGTGGCCACCCCGCTCGTCGCTCTCGGCAACTACGTGCCGTCGGCTGGCGTGACCGTGACCTTCACCGCGACTGCGGGCACGGGCTGGAGCGCCGTCGCCTCGCACAGCGCGACCGCCAAGACCTGCTCGATCTTCATCGGCGTCGCGGCAGTTGCCCCGGCCACCGTCGAAGGCGAGCCGAAGTGTAACTGA
- a CDS encoding HAMP domain-containing sensor histidine kinase, producing the protein MTHESGPPHDGPPGGTPGGPLRSLRTELLFNLAFLTSAAVVLASLTTLLVASLDPDAAVWTLWILWAASTLLFVLFGRHLVRRLVLTPLSELSAEADRLANGDVSASPAAFETRELAHLADRFHSMAEQLLDVQSQAVRAEKLAGVGRLAAGVAHEIRNPLGAFGTYVEVLRQRGADAALVDGMRREVARMDRIVEGLLDYARPGAPSGATSLAELARDVVGFLGDQGALKAHEIVLEVSDSLHPVRGDRKALEQVLVNLVLNARDASPEGGRIWVGAVPKTFVPRNVPEHRAGDGNGAGGAPDRPGAAGRRPWRPDLPAGTAGGLLYVADEGPGVPEDERERIFDPFYTTKDPGKGTGLGLAIVARTVHDAGGVVWVDRAREGGAVFKVFLPQAEAVDAHSGS; encoded by the coding sequence GTGACCCATGAATCGGGGCCGCCACACGACGGGCCGCCTGGCGGCACGCCAGGCGGCCCGCTCCGTTCACTCCGGACCGAGCTGCTCTTCAATCTGGCTTTCCTGACTTCGGCGGCGGTGGTCCTCGCCAGCCTGACGACCCTCCTGGTCGCCTCGCTGGATCCGGACGCCGCCGTCTGGACGCTCTGGATCCTCTGGGCCGCGAGCACCCTCCTCTTCGTGCTCTTCGGCCGCCACCTGGTGCGGCGGCTGGTGCTCACGCCGCTCAGCGAATTGTCGGCAGAGGCTGATCGCCTCGCCAACGGCGATGTCTCCGCGTCGCCCGCGGCCTTCGAGACCCGCGAGCTCGCGCATCTCGCCGATCGCTTCCACTCGATGGCCGAGCAGCTGCTCGACGTGCAGAGCCAGGCGGTACGCGCTGAAAAATTGGCCGGGGTGGGGCGCCTCGCCGCCGGCGTCGCGCACGAAATCCGGAATCCCCTCGGCGCGTTCGGCACCTATGTCGAGGTGCTCCGCCAGCGCGGGGCCGATGCCGCCCTCGTCGACGGCATGCGGCGCGAAGTGGCGCGGATGGACCGGATCGTGGAAGGGTTGCTCGACTACGCGCGCCCGGGTGCGCCCTCGGGCGCGACTTCGCTCGCCGAGTTGGCCCGGGATGTCGTGGGGTTTCTGGGCGACCAGGGCGCGCTCAAAGCGCACGAGATCGTCCTGGAGGTGAGCGATTCGCTCCACCCCGTGCGCGGCGACCGGAAGGCGCTGGAACAGGTGCTGGTCAACCTGGTGCTCAATGCCCGGGATGCCTCCCCCGAGGGGGGGCGCATCTGGGTGGGGGCCGTGCCGAAAACCTTTGTTCCTCGCAACGTGCCAGAGCACCGGGCGGGGGACGGGAATGGGGCAGGGGGGGCCCCGGACCGCCCTGGAGCGGCTGGTCGGCGTCCCTGGCGGCCGGACCTCCCTGCGGGCACGGCCGGGGGGCTGCTCTACGTGGCCGACGAGGGGCCTGGTGTCCCCGAGGATGAGCGAGAACGCATCTTCGACCCCTTCTATACCACCAAGGACCCCGGGAAGGGCACGGGGCTTGGTTTGGCCATTGTGGCGCGGACTGTGCATGACGCCGGGGGAGTAGTCTGGGTCGACCGCGCCCGCGAGGGCGGGGCTGTCTTTAAAGTATTCCTGCCACAGGCAGAGGCGGTTGATGCGCATTCTGGTAGTTGA